In Aspergillus fumigatus Af293 chromosome 2, whole genome shotgun sequence, a genomic segment contains:
- a CDS encoding eukaryotic translation initiation factor 3 subunit D translates to MAPMSIADLVAALPAEDTWGPATPSDNMLDGVPYAPFSKGDKLGRMADWTGDGKDRDRSGRQAYNRNYRDQQVYGAGTSSLFNIQVAEDESSFSVVDNTRTSTKRTFARGGGTVFRGRGQRGVGQRGGRAGFQRVGAGRGQGGDRYYDNRSARSNRGRRFGWKDYDKPQRTREPSVNVRPDWTMLEEVDFNRLSKLNLEAPEGEDLDSYGFLYYYDRSYDKAPVKNAERKLQALERAAYNVTTSQDPVIQELAEKNEATVFATSDILSMLMCAPRSVYSWDIVIVHQGDKIYFDKREGASIDLVTVNENAADAPVETADSSGKQESINTPSALALEATFINHNFALQTVVESEESKVTFNHPNPFYNAAEETEPLASKGYKYRRFDLSLQDDEEPLNMIVRTEVDAVMKNPVGGEDQHLIVKALNEFDSKAPGSGGALDWRSKLWSQRGAVVATEMKNNSIKLARWTTQAILAKADAMKLGFVSRANPRSATSHVILGVVGYKPREFAAQMNLNLGNGWGIVRTIVDRIRALDAEEEEDKVKKYVLIKDPNRPVIRLYSVPPNTFEEDDEAAEEQEEKAEDESEE, encoded by the exons ATGGCGCCTATGTCCATTGCAGACCTTGTGGCTGCCCTCCCCGCTGAGGACACCTGGGGCCCCGCCACTCCCTCCGACAACATGCTCGATGGCGTTCCCTACGCTCCCTTCTCAAAGGGTGACAAGCTTGGCCGTATGGCTGACTGGACCGGTGATGGCAAGGACCGTGACAGGAGTGGTCGTCAGGCCTACAATCGGAATTACAGAG ATCAACAGGTTTACGGCGCAGGCACCTCCAGTTTGTTCAACATCCAGGTCGCCGAGGATGAGTCTTCCTTCTCCGTTGTCGACAACACCCGCACATCGACCAAGCGTACCTTCGCCCGTGGTGGTGGCACTGTCTTCCGTGGCCGCGGTCAGCGTGGTGTCGGCCAGAGAGGTGGTCGCGCTGGCTTCCAGAGAGTTGGTGCTGGTCGTGGCCAGGGCGGCGATCGCTACTACGACAACCGCTCTGCACGCAGCAACCGTGGCCGTCGTTTTGGTTGGAAGGACTATGACAAGCCGCAGAGAACCCGTGAGCCGTCGGTCAACGTCCGTCCCGACTGGACcatgctggaggaggttgacTTCAACCGGCTGTCCAAGTTGAACCTTGAGGCTCCTGAGGGTGAGGATCTGGACTCCTATGGTTTCCTCTACTACTACGACCGGTCTTACGACAAGGCCCCCGTCAAGAACGCCGAGCGCAAGCTGCAGGCCCTGGAACGTGCCGCTTACAACGTCACCACTTCTCAAGATCCTGTTATCCAGGAGCTCGCCGAGAAGAACGAGGCGACCGTCTTCGCCACCTCGGACATTCTGTCCATGCTCATGTGCGCTCCTCGCAGTGTCTACTCGTGGGACATCGTGATCGTCCACCAGGGCGACAAGATCTACTTCGACAAGCGCGAGGGTGCTTCCATCGATTTGGTCACCGTCAACGAGAATGCTGCAGATGCCCCTGTGGAGACGGCCGACTCTTCCGGCAAGCAGGAGTCGATCAACACCCCCAGTGCTCTTGCTCTGGAAGCCACATTCATCAACCACAACTTTGCTCTGCAGACCGTGGTAGAATCCGAGGAATCCAAGGTCACCTTCAACCACCCGAACCCCTTCTACAACGCCGCCGAGGAGACAGAACCACTTGCCTCCAAGGGATACAAGTACAGACGGTTCGACCTGTCCCTgcaggatgacgaggagccTCTCAACATGATCGTCCGTACCGAGGTCGACGCCGTCATGAAGAATCCCGTCGGCGGCGAGGACCAGCATTTGATTGTCAAGGCTCTCAACGAGTTCGACAGCAAGGCCCCCGGCTCCGGTGGCGCTCTGGACTGGCGCAGCAAGCTCTGGTCTCAGCGCGGTGCTGTCGTGGCCACCGAGATGAAGAACAACAGCATCAAGCTCGCCCGCTGGACTACCCAGGCCATCCTCGCCAAGGCTGACGCCATGAAGCTTGGTTTCGTCTCGCGTGCCAACCCCCGTTCCGCCACCTCCCACGTCATCTTGGGTGTTGTCGGCTACAAGCCCCGTGAGTTCGCTGCCCAGATGaacctcaacctcggcaACGGATGGGGTATCGTCCGTACTATCGTCGACCGTATCCGCGCCCTCGacgctgaagaggaggaggacaaggtcaagaagTACGTCCTCATCAAGGACCCCAACCGCCCTGTCATCCGTCTGTACAGCGTGCCCCCCAATACTttcgaggaggacgacgaggccgccgaggagcaggaggagaaggccgaggaCGAGTCTGAGGAGTAG
- the flbB gene encoding protein flbB: protein MASMNGGVMPVDYGHTRGAPSQTSLKTPTSMSTNFFQFFGGQKKVTRDGQPAKRRGPKPDSRPALTRRQELNRQAQRTHRERKEQYIRSLEIEVSRLREAFTQEMSAANLAVVQHREMLQTVNDENAILKELLTAHGIQFEAELERRRAERRSAGRGFQSSPLAGSSVVSQAPAALAASDGNTYTTPPTTVSNVSTDVSPLANGMERVEISPTHEITPPPPIAMTASSCEIPADLDLSAIARNQEPVQAVGGVFEADPQLQIDFILTLESPCREHTDYLCRRSITEADDEDMPFSGHALMATCPPPSYIANTTPEQAYPHKTYDLPHANLTTLLNLSRQLVTEGQITPIMALQCLKNHELYRTLTKDDVKIIIETLNTKVRCYGFGAVVEDFELMDCLSSVLGSKVDTSFSCAGDDTMYS from the exons ATGGCTTCAATGAACGGAGGGGTTATGCCTGTGGACTATGGACACACACGGG GAGCCCCCTCACAAACCAGCCTGAAAACCCCCACTTCAATGAGCACAAACTTCTTTCAATTTTTTGGAGGGCAGAAAAAGGTCACCCGAG ATGGTCAACCCGCCAAACGACGCGGTCCCAAGCCAGACAGCAGGCCTGCCTTGACACGACGACAGGAACTGAATCGGCAGGCACAAAGAACCCACCGCGAGCGCAAAGAGCAATACATCCGGTCCCTGGAAATTGAAGTTTCCCGACTCCGGGAGGCTTTCACTCAGGAGATGTCTGCAGCAAACCTCGCCGTTGTCCAGCATCGAGAAATGCTGCAGACGGTCAACGATGAGAATGCGATCTTGAAGGAACTTCTTACCGCACATGGGATTCAATTTGAGGCCGAGTTGGAGCGTCGCAGGGCAGAACGACGCTCAGCAGGCAGAGGTTTCCAGTCAAGCCCGTTGGCTGGCAGTAGTGTGGTATCCCAGGCGCCGGCAGCACTAGCAGCCTCCGATGGCAACACCTATACCACACCACCAACCACAGTATCGAACGTCTCGACTGACGTGAGTCCTCTGGCGAATGGGATGGAACGGGTGGAAATATCCCCCACGCACGAAATCACTCCTCCACCCCCTATTGCCATGACGGCTTCGTCATGCGAGATACCAGCCGATCTCGATCTATCAGCCATTGCTCGAAATCAAGAACCTGTCCAGGCTGTTGGGGGTGTATTCGAGGCGGACCCCCAGCTTCAGATCGATTTTATACTCAC TTTGGAATCCCCTTGCCGGGAGCACACCGACTATCTGTGCCGAAGATCTATCACCGAGGcagacgacgaggacatgCCGTTCTCAGGCCACGCTCTGATGGCCACTTGCCCCCCGCCGAGTTACATCGCCAACACAACTCCAGAGCAAGCCTATCCACACAAGACCTACGATCTTCCGCACGCCAACCTAACAACTCTACTCAACCTCAGCCGACAGCTCGTGACAGAGGGGCAGATCACCCCAATCATGGCGCTGCAGTGTCTGAAGAACCACGAACTGTACCGCACTCTGACCAAGGATGatgtcaagatcatcatcgagaCACTCAACACCAAAGTACGATGTTACGGCTTTGGAGCCGTTGTCGAAGACTTTGAGCTCATGGACTGTCTCAGCAGTGTCCTGGGGTCCAAGGTGGAtaccagcttctcctgcgcgGGCGACGATACGATGTACTCGTGA
- a CDS encoding hydrophobin family protein produces MKPSIVTFLMLAAVTAAVSAEDPTMSALKSRVEEIAGQVHGVEDQETTPDLSHCVEPKLCCGSLTTPLDPILDPILLSLGINAAQIVGSVGLLCHPWTEECSSAPQCCTEANLLGGTLALGCSKL; encoded by the exons ATGAAGCCCTCCATTGTCACCTTCCTCATGCTTGCAGCCGTCACCGCGGCCGTCTCCGCCGAGGATCCGACCATGTCCGCTCTGAAGTCGCGGGTGGAGGAGATCGCTGGCCAGGTCCATGGAGTCGAGGACCAGGAAACCACCCCAGATCTGTCCCATTGCGTTGAACCAAAACTGTGCTGCGGCTCCTTGACAACTCCCCTGGATCCCATTTTGGACCCTATTCTGCTTAGTCTTGGCATAAATGCTGCCCAGATAGTTGGTTCCGTTGGACTGCTCT GTCACCCATGGACTGAAGAATGTTCCTCTGCTCCTCAATGCTGCACTGAGGCCAACCTCCTG GGTGGAACCCTTGCTCTTGGCTGCTCTAAGCTCTAG